The following nucleotide sequence is from Chloracidobacterium validum.
TCGGCTGGGTTGAGGCCCGCCATGTGGTATCGCGCAAACTCCTCGATGCCTGCCGCGCGCTCGATGAGCAAAGTGCCCACATCCAGCCCCAGATTGGGGGGCGGCTCAAACGGGAAACTCGTTTACGCGCTCAACCAAGCCGCGATTCTGACGTCATTACCATTCTCAAGGGAGGAACCGAATTCGACATCCTCAAACGCCAGCGCGTTGAGCGGCGAACCGCTGGAACCGATGAGTCGGAAAGCCCCAATACAAATACAGATGAACCAGATGTCAAATATGACACCTGGTACCTTGCCCGCTTTCCAGAAGGCTCGATTTACCGGATCGGGTGGCTTTATGGTGGCTCAGTCGAAATTGTCGAGCCGCCCGCCATTGCCGGTATCATTGGCAGCGGACGGCGCATGGTGGGGGCGATTCCCTTTGGCACCACCCTCGACAAGAGCGGAATGGCGCTGAAAAACTACTTCATTCTCGACAAGCAGATCTTCAGCCGTGATCCAACCATAGACTTCGACCGCATCTACGTTGTTCGGATTGATCAGAAGTCGGGCAACTACACGGCGGCCTACTACGAACTATCCGTTCGGGGAGTGTATCCGGTGACCTATCAGAACGATAGTGACACCGTAGCGACGTTCAAGGTTCCTTTGCTCGACAAAAGCGGCAACTTGAGCCAAGTCGAATACACCGCTGGGCTGGTCAACAACGTTTGGACCGTTACAAAAGGCAAACTTCCCTCACCCACCGAGACGCCCCGGAGAGGACGGCGCTAAACAGCCGTTGCATAGCGCCTGAGGTGGAACTCGCCAACGAACCTGACCGACAACACTAACGAAAAAATAAACCAAGCCACCGAACAAAGCCAATGAGCGTGGCCACGATGGCAACCCCGGCTAACGCCAGAACAAGCATGCCGGCAAACACGATATAAAACCGTAAGCCTGGCATATCGTCTGGATTCTGGTTGTTCCCAAGCACGAAGTCGCGCAGTAGCTGCTTGAAGCTTTCCCCCTCGTCCGAGCTGGCAGGGCTGTCGGCAAGTGACTCGCCCGGGCGCGCGGCAACACGTTCATCAGGCAGGGTTTCCTCACCAGAGACGACCAGGGCAGCGGCAGAGGTGGCCGGCGGCGGCGCGACAACATCTGGTGTATCCGGGATTGGCGTCGGCATGGCGGGCCTCACGATTCCTGTTTAGTCTTGGACACATCGCCCCTGTAACCAAGCTACGGCGGCGGCCAGTGCCGTAGCAAGCTCTGTCTGATGCTTGTCAAAGAAATGATTGGCTCCCGGCACGAGTGTGAGACCCTTGGGTTCTTGGCAACGGGACAGCAAGCTCTCAACGATCGCGGCCGGACCAAACTCATCCGTGTCGCCTTGAACAACCCACGTTGGCAGCGTCACAGCCGGCAGAAATGAAAAATCAAAGCGGGCCACCGGCACGCCCACCCCTAATCGTCCGACAACTTGCGGACAATTCCGAGCAGCCTGAAACCCAACCCAGGAACCAAACGAAAAACCCGCCACAACGAGCGGGTCATGTGGGTAGTTCTTTTGCAGATAGGCCAACGCGGCCGCGGCATCCGCCTGTTCACCAATGCCACCGTCATAACCGCCCCGACTGGCGCCGACGCCCCGGAAGTTGAAGCGCAGCACATCCGCTCCGGCCGCCAAAAAGGCCTTGGCTATCCGATAGACGACACGATTGTGCATCGTGCCCCCAAACACCGGATGCGGATGACACACCAATGCCGCCCAGCCCCGTGGGTTTGAGGCGCGACTGTGCAGCGCCTCCAATGGGCCCGCCGGGCCGTCGAGTAAAAACGTCATGGCGCGCCCCAAGCCGCGCGCATCTCGAATACACCCAACCTAGGCGATTAGGCCGCCGGGGCGGCCGGCTGCGGCTGCATCAATGTTGAAATCAGCGCAATCGCCCCTTCAGCCAAGGTCTTGAGCAATGCCCCAAGCGCCTCGACCAGGCCTGAAATAAGGTCCCCAAAACTCTCGGCATAGTTGTGAAACGCCCCACCGAGATACCCCTCATAC
It contains:
- a CDS encoding alpha/beta hydrolase; protein product: MTFLLDGPAGPLEALHSRASNPRGWAALVCHPHPVFGGTMHNRVVYRIAKAFLAAGADVLRFNFRGVGASRGGYDGGIGEQADAAAALAYLQKNYPHDPLVVAGFSFGSWVGFQAARNCPQVVGRLGVGVPVARFDFSFLPAVTLPTWVVQGDTDEFGPAAIVESLLSRCQEPKGLTLVPGANHFFDKHQTELATALAAAVAWLQGRCVQD
- a CDS encoding SH3 domain-containing protein; this encodes MSPHRPFQRYRFSVLAALVILVSQMACLKTAIGGSKLDDGVVISERVDMFNSTALVNSKVGQLEKGDDVAIYHQAEVNGLEWLKVQRLKDAKVGWVEARHVVSRKLLDACRALDEQSAHIQPQIGGRLKRETRLRAQPSRDSDVITILKGGTEFDILKRQRVERRTAGTDESESPNTNTDEPDVKYDTWYLARFPEGSIYRIGWLYGGSVEIVEPPAIAGIIGSGRRMVGAIPFGTTLDKSGMALKNYFILDKQIFSRDPTIDFDRIYVVRIDQKSGNYTAAYYELSVRGVYPVTYQNDSDTVATFKVPLLDKSGNLSQVEYTAGLVNNVWTVTKGKLPSPTETPRRGRR